agacaagaaaagaagagaagtgTTGTGTGTTTAACACTGCTAGACCCACACCGCGCACGTGTGCGcatgcacatatatatatatatatatatatatatgagtatgtaggcaattataaaaattagtcATGCAGTCTTTTCTCAATCTGCTTTTCTCTCTGTGAACAGGAAAAGAATCGCATTAACAAGGATGGTGAGATTGTGATTTCTTCAACAAAGACTAGAACACAGACGTTAGTTtctgctccttttttttctattctgctACCCCTTTTGCCTATTTGCTGCTGAACAATTGCTTTGATTCTTTCCTCAGGGGTAACGTTGACGATGCTTTAGAAAAACTACAGGTACCAAAGAGTATGTGATGGTTCATTGCTTTCTATTATAAACACAATTCTTGAGATAGTAGACCAAACGGTGTCTGGCACATAAATGAAATGAGCTTGCCTTTTGTTTCATCAATTCTGAACTCATTTGCAGATGATCGATGCTATATCACTCTGTCACATGCTGTTAAAATTTCCTTGCTTGACAGTTCATTACATTGTCTACTATATTTCTTAGTTGTTTCTGTTTTGCTGAGCTAACAGGCAATCATTGATGCGGCTTCTTATGTTCCACCACCCCCTTCGGAAgagcaaaagaagaaaattgccAAGCTGTAAGTGTTACTGACCATCTGTATTTTCCAATTGCATCTCTTTTTGCGCTTGTGCTGTGCCTACTTCCCTTGTTTATTTTAGAATCCCTGTAGTTTCCAAGAAATATCTGGATTTCCCTATGCTTCCCTCGTTATCTAATCTGAGTCAGCATGGTTTGGTTGTGAAGGTTTCAGGATTGAATCTTGCTCAAATTTCCATGTTTAACAGGGCTTCTATCGGGGAGCAGAAGCGACTGAGAAGTAAGAAAGCCCTTTCAGACAAGAAGGCTTTTAGAAGAAGTCGGGACAGTTGGGACTAGATTGTTTATTAATAAACCTATCAATCTTGGAGCAATTTGTGAATTGATGTCCCGCCAGAGTTTagtattatcaattttttgggTGGTTTCATGAATTGTTATTTCTCCTTGTAAACATGTTCCATGTAGGAATATATGTAAAGCATCGTCTGTTCAGTGTCATGATGAAAATCCAGTTGACAAGTAAAGATGGATCAAATTACACCCCAGAAGTCCTCCAGAAATAGAGGCTGCCGGAAAGTATTTGATGCTGCGGATGACCAGTCATTGAAGGCTATTGATTGAATAGATAGTGAACTTTTTACAGCTTGAGATCCAACTTCTGTCGAAGTTGCACCACCACAAGTGTGGATTGGTTTTACATGGATTTCAACTTGTCCATATCGCTTCTAGATATTTCACAACGTGCAATTAAGTTCTCATAGCACGCTTACTGCCcgggaagaaaaaaagataagcaAAATTATTTCCCCACTCTTTATACTTCGTTCTTTCAGAAAGCTGGTGCACATTTGCCTGCCTGTTTGGCCTCAAAATTCTTGCGATTCAAAACGACAGTTGATTTGGCTATCTGGTAATAGGCTGGAAGTTCCCGTATATTTTTCATCAGAAAATCCCTGTACTGTTTAGCGGTGGGGTTGTAAAGGAAGAGGGtgaaaagaaacaacaaaacaatattaaaaaaataatacgcCAACTAAATCTCcgttccctctctctcccttttttaagttttatctgTACAAGTCATTGTCTgctaaagaagaggaaagagGCGAGAAAAGGTGAAATTTCTATTCATAAAACTGAAGAACATCAAAGTCATGTCCATGGGAGATCACTTTCGGATGACATACTCCTCCCCTGATTGTCTATCGACATGCTTGATCCATCGGCTTTCACCCTTGCCTGAATTACTAGAACTCACCCCACTGGTGGCTACGTGTGCAATATCCAGACCCTTCCCTACAGGAAGAAACACAGAACGCACAAGTCGTCGCGATCCATCATCAACAACACTTCTCCATCTAAAACTTGACTCGTTCCTCGAACTAGCATTCTTGCACACCAAAACTGCACCCCGGCTGCTCAGCTTTGCCACCCTCAATACTCCAGCAAAATCCCTTTGCCGTGAATCCACCACCATAAAATCTATGCCTACCAGCCCCTTCATAACCTCTTCTGCCTCCCCAATAATAATTTCTGGGGATATCCCAGCCTCTCCCACGGCTTCCTCATATTGCGATCTTGATAGTTCATCAGGCACAATACAAACGTGTCTTCCATCCGTGTGGCGGCTAGCTATGGCTAGACCAATACTCGTGGCAAGAATTCCACCTTGTGACCATGTTTCTAGTATAAGTTTGGCGTTCCATCCTGCAGCCATGGCTGAAATAAGCTCAGCGACACTGGATTCTTGATGAACCTCACACtgcaaacaaattaattaaaactcacGAATATATTAATCAAATCATGAACAAGCAGAATATATGGATAGCAATAATTAAACtgtgtaaaataataaagaaaagtttGTTTTCATACAGATTTGACAGTATCGATGTAGGCCTTTAAGGCTGTTTCAGGTGACCAGACTAGCTTCATTTCTTATTCTTTGTTCAAGTTGTGTTTTGCTTTGTAGTTGACAATACAAGAAGTTGATGTCTAGGGTTGGCTTTTTATTTGAGACAGGAAGGGTTCTAAGAagcaagttttttatttgaccGTTGACAATACAACCTTGCCGTGATTTCGAACTTTACCATCATTTGGCCAGCTATCCTGCCCACAGAAACTGAATTTAAATGCATCAGATGACTCTTCCAAGTCTCAAACAGTGCAGCCTACTGTCCGACGATATTCTAAAACTCTAGTGCGACTGCAAATTGATGTTGTATGCTATTAATTACCATACGAAATATCTGTGTGCCTTACTTGGCTGATGCGGAGCATCAATGTGGATATTGACTTACAACAAGAGATCAGCTGTCAtcgttatattttcttttcgcACGAGGTCAATTCCAGACCCATGAAAGCTCAACTATAACTCATGGTCAATGGATCGATAAATCAAGCTTGGACGAACGACACGAATTCGGAAACGTTTCTTTCGACCTGAAAAGGGGATATTCGTACGGCTACCGGAGATGGATACTTACTTGTTCTCTGTCAGTTTTAAAAAGAGTAAGGTGAAAATGAGAGGAAACGAGACTGGTTCCTGGcaggggagggggagggggttATCATTTATTGAGGACAAGAGAGAAGGGAGGCCGAAGACGGCTGGAAGTCGAAACGGAGGTGTGTTCTTGGGTCACCGTGCTCGTGTAAACTGTATACTAATCCCAAAGACTACGATTTCTAAAAGTCAAAACAAATTTCTTTTACGAGTATTAGCCGCCAATGATGCTGACCTCGACATTTCTTGAATCCTAACGCTGGTTGGTCGGTTCGGTTGCCACGTCATATATGACCCATTCTCGTTGAACTGATTTGGTCCTTTGGACACTGATAACTCGTACATAATTTCTCCTCAGCCGCCCTTTGTTTTGCTAGAAAAGTGTGCCTCAACAGTGATTTTAATAATGTACATGACTCGTTAGTTGTATCATAAGTCATGATTCtaaactaataatattaaataaaataaataatttaatttattataaaataataattaattaatttatatttaaaaatcaattatactctaaataattaaaaaattataaatggtttattttaaatctttttgtgAGTAGTTTCGGAAGTAATTATCTATTCCTCatgaatattttgatttatatattatattatgaagtgtttttgttttgtatcaaatcatgtttatttctaatattttaatgtttgatttcttaaataaaatttaaaaattgtttttaaattataatttacctTACACAAGAATCtcacaaataaatattatttgagaattaataaaatatttttttaaaattattttttaattacttaaatatttttatataatttgtgttataattaatatttactcGTTTATTATCCTTGTTAGAGACAATAAGCagtcaaaaatcaaaacatgatATCAACTGCTTGATTAGTAGAGTCATATTAATGTACAGCACGTACGGATGATAAATATGGAATAATGAAAGTCGAAAATGAATtcgtaataaaaaaatgaaagtcgGTCGCTCGTCACAGATCAATCAGTAAAGGCATAATGAAAACAAAGCACATCCATGTAGTTTTCCACCTCTCCTGGAAGGATGATAAGGTCCGTTTGTTTGTAAGAAAATGGTTtgtttttggaaagtgaatttaggggaaagtgaattcctgaaaagtgaattctaaaaaagtattttttgatgtttggcagtgttatggaaaatgaactggaaaataatttattaatgaattaattttttttcaagtttatctaatatatataaaatatttaatcacttacaataaaaaaaatgaaatctaaaaagtatttataatgatgaattttttttattatatcctatattcatacatagcttattaaaataatgaggaacaaatcttacaaattaaaaagttgaatgagaataaaattaaaaaaaaatatataatttcataaattatctcaaataaaataaataataatcaaaataatagagatcaaatctaaaaaaattttaaagaaaatgaaagatgaagaaattaaaataataataatcaatatttcataaattatttcaaataaaataagtaacaatcaaaagaatgaggaccaaatttgatagataaatttttttaataaaaatatgataaggaaaaagcaaatagcaattataaaaataaagaccaaagttaatataaaaataaaattttaagagatgaaattgaaaaataaatattcaaaataaaaatatatataccaatcaaaagtttgaggattaaatttaatataatcagcaaataatgacatttctaaatttttcacaacttccggaaagtgttttccccctaaatttttcaggaaaacactttcctgaaaaccaagccaaattttccttttactggaaagtgttttccattgaccaacttttctactggcaaacacaagaaagtttggaaagtgattttccggaaaccactttccggaaaacaaacacagctaaagggaaaacactttcctgaaaactaagtcaaatttttctttgactaaaattgactggaaagtgttttccgttgaccggaaagtattttccgttaactagaaagtgttttctgttgactaacttttctaatgacaaacaaatacagaaaaatttggaaaatggtttcccagaaactactttccagaaaacaaacatgaccTAAATGCAAGTCATCTGTCGTTACAATCTGAAAGCAACTTCCTCTAACAACGTTATGAGATGGAAATCCCAGCATGCTTGAAGCCGCCAGACCAAGCTTAATATATCTCATatctcatcaaaatcaaaaaaagaCATTTCCAGCTCTGACTTTCTCCAAGTAAAACGACTGTTTATTAAGCACGAACAAAATGGAAGAAATATTGCTGGTGTCGTCGTATGATCAGACTCTCCTCACTTTCATGACTTTTGCTGCATCAAGTTGCATGCAAGATACTTTCACTCTTCCTTCTCAGTTTTGACGGGCATGAAGTTGACCTCCAACAATAACTTGCTTAAATTAGGTTTACCCACTTCTATACAtaatcttttctctctttcttataGAGTGGTGAAAACTTAAACTTGATGTTGGATATAATTCATGGAAGAGATTACTCGTGTTTTGACGTACGATGGCAATACAATCTTCTATATATGTATACCTTCTAGCGGATTCGAATtaagttaagaaaataatcGCTAATCCTGAAAGGTATAGCTGAAccagttagattttaaatttattttttaaaaattactagtttGAGTCCCATAAATTTCAGGactactaaaaatttatataattattaatttcaagatatgaaaagattaatcgagatatgtataaattaataaaaaaagaaaagaaaagaagaagatacaaTTGCTCAGCTCAAGTCCTTTGAAAAGTAATGGAGGagcaaaaatattataagttcACAGCAAAAATATCAGGCCGATATTATAAGTAATGTATGGTGATGATGTTACTccaatttgaataataaaatattggtcTGTTAggaaataagagaaattaatgAATGTC
This genomic interval from Populus alba chromosome 1, ASM523922v2, whole genome shotgun sequence contains the following:
- the LOC118036071 gene encoding uncharacterized protein, with translation MKLVWSPETALKAYIDTVKSCEVHQESSVAELISAMAAGWNAKLILETWSQGGILATSIGLAIASRHTDGRHVCIVPDELSRSQYEEAVGEAGISPEIIIGEAEEVMKGLVGIDFMVVDSRQRDFAGVLRVAKLSSRGAVLVCKNASSRNESSFRWRSVVDDGSRRLVRSVFLPVGKGLDIAHVATSGVSSSNSGKGESRWIKHVDRQSGEEYVIRK